The segment AAGGGCGATGCCGCAATGGAAGAAAAGTTCAAAGCAGTTTCTGAGGCTTACGACATCTTGTCCGATGGCAAGAAGCGCGCTGAATACGATCAAGCGCGCGATATGTTCGAACGCGGTGGTTTCCGCGCACCACAAGGTGGACAAAATTTCCAAGGTGGAGATTTCTCCGACATTTTCGGTGGCGGCAACCCTCAAGATATCTTCGCTAACTTATTTGGCGGCGGCGGACGTCGCGGCCCACGTAAAGGACAAGATCTACAGACCGAAGCAACTATTACCTTTAAAGAAGCAGCATTCGGTACAACTTTAGAACTTCGCTTATCTGCAGATGGTGGGCCATCTCAAACTATTTCAGCGCGCGTTCCAGCTGGAGTAAACGATGGCGCAAAAATTCGCGTTAAAGGAAAAGGTTCCAGAGGCGAAGCAGGCCCCGGCGACTTATTTATCTTGCTACATGTAAAGCCCCACGCTGTTTTTTCACGTAAAGGCGAGAACATTGCGCTAACCGTTCCAGTTACATTTACTGAAGCAGCACTTGGTGGAGACATTAAAGTTCCAACGCTTGCCGGCGATGAAGTTACCTTGCGCATTGCCCCCGGAACTTCTAATGGACGTGTCTTGCGCGTTAAGGGCCGTGGGATTACCAAGGGTGCAACCGTCGGAGATTTACTAGTAACTATTGAAGTGCAAGTTCCACAACGCGTTGAAGGTGAAGCACTTGATGCGCTCAAGAAATATGCCGAAGCAACTGCTGATCAAGAAGTTCGTAAAGAATTTAACACGAAGGCGCTGCAATGAGCGACAAAGAAAATTTAGATAACCAACAACCTGATGACGAAGCAGGTCTATACGTCATCTCTGTTGCCGCCGAACTTTCAGGACTACATCCACAAACACTTCGCCAATACGATCGTTTAGGTTTAGTTTCACCAAACCGCACCGTTGGTCGCAACCGCCGATATTCATTGCGCGATATTGCATCTCTGCGCATGGTGCAGCGCCTAACAGGTGAAGGCATTAATCACGCCGGCATTAAACGAATCATCGAACTCGAATCTGCAATGGCCAATATGGCGATTGAGGTTGCACAACTTCGAATCGAAGTAGATGCACTTCTAAAGGAAAATCCACCTAAGGCACTTGCTACACGGAAGAAGAACGAAGTAATCGTTTACGAGGATGAGAACTAAGCGCTCTTAAAAGCGTTAACTCTTCCCTTCCAACTACTTAAAGTCTTTTCTGCCGGAGATTGCAAGACCTTCTCTAAAACAGTTGCATAAACATCTCTAAAATCTGTAGTAACCGCTAAATCACCATCAATAAGTTTTGTCAGCGATGGTTGATCACCATAGAAACCACCTTGTACGCGATCTCCAATCAAGAACATTGGGCCAGCAGTTCCATGATCTGTACCGTCTGAACCATTTGCCTGCACACGTCTTCCGAATTCGCTGTAGATCATCACAGTCACATCTTTATCTCGCCCGGATGGTTTTAACTGGCTCAGGAATCTTGTGATGCTCTCCGAAACCGTGCCGAGCAATAGCGCCTGCGCATTCGCTTCATTGGCATGGGTATCAAATCCACCTAAAGAGACCGACCAAACTTTTGTCGGCGAACCTGCCGCAATTAACTTAGAGACAATATTTAATTGTTGACTTAGGTTTGAATCTCCGCCTGCGTTGCCTCCAGAAACCGTGGGTAAATCATCGGCAAGTGGCGCAGGTTTAACTAGAACCGATGTTATATTTCCTGAGACGCTAAACAAATTGCGCATTGAAGTAGCTGCTGCGGCAAGTAGCGGAGAGTCT is part of the Candidatus Planktophila lacus genome and harbors:
- a CDS encoding DnaJ C-terminal domain-containing protein, with amino-acid sequence MAAKDLYEKDFYKILGVGKSASGDEIKKKYRSLARELHPDKTKGDAAMEEKFKAVSEAYDILSDGKKRAEYDQARDMFERGGFRAPQGGQNFQGGDFSDIFGGGNPQDIFANLFGGGGRRGPRKGQDLQTEATITFKEAAFGTTLELRLSADGGPSQTISARVPAGVNDGAKIRVKGKGSRGEAGPGDLFILLHVKPHAVFSRKGENIALTVPVTFTEAALGGDIKVPTLAGDEVTLRIAPGTSNGRVLRVKGRGITKGATVGDLLVTIEVQVPQRVEGEALDALKKYAEATADQEVRKEFNTKALQ
- a CDS encoding heat shock protein transcriptional repressor HspR, whose amino-acid sequence is MSDKENLDNQQPDDEAGLYVISVAAELSGLHPQTLRQYDRLGLVSPNRTVGRNRRYSLRDIASLRMVQRLTGEGINHAGIKRIIELESAMANMAIEVAQLRIEVDALLKENPPKALATRKKNEVIVYEDEN